The Tenebrio molitor chromosome 5, icTenMoli1.1, whole genome shotgun sequence genome has a segment encoding these proteins:
- the LOC138130178 gene encoding protein takeout-like isoform X1: MFHKKSIVFAIIYVAVLKSFEGKPKLREYLLFSSSVFDFISSKHHDFSASFIKVCRRSDPHLNDCIKNSVEHLRPLLAKGIPEFDIPSCEPLCIPEVVIDQGSGAVAVRSTYRNVKVYGPSKFILRHVKIDMDRDRIKIKLWLPYLELTSRYTMEGRILMMPISGSGISRGNYSNIDANVIMQGQRIKKDNETYFNIKDFYIDFNIGHATIQLDDLFNGDKELGEAMNLFLNDNWKNVANEIKPVLEDTIASIFKKLSNKIYHKYPLNLLLPK, translated from the exons ATGTTTCATAAAAAAAGTATTGTGTTCGCAATTATTTACGTTGCGGTTTTGAAGTCTTTCGAGGGGAAACCCAAGTTACGTGAGTATCTTTTATTCTCAAGTTCTGTGTTTGACTTCATCTCTAGCAAACATCACGATTTTTCAGCGTCTTTCATAAAAGTATGTCGACGTTCAGATCCACATCTAAACGACTGCataaaaaattctgttgaacATTTAAGACCACTTTTAGCGAAAGGAATTCCGGAATTCGATATACCAAGTTGTGAACCACTTTGTATACCGGAAGTCGTAATTGATCAAGGTTCCGGTGCCGTAGCTGTTCGATCAACTTATCGAAACGTTAAAGTTTACGGGCCTTCCAAATTCATCCTTAGACATGTTAA GATCGATATGGACAGAGatagaataaaaattaagctGTGGTTGCCGTATTTGGAATTAACAAGCAGGTACACAATGGAAGGACGAATCTTGATGATGCCTATTTCGGGAAGTGGAATAAGCAGAGGAAACTATT CTAACATCGATGCTAACGTCATTATGCAAGGACAACGGATTAAAAAGGACAATGAAACATATTTCAACATAAAAGATTTTTACATAGACTTCAACATCGGGCATGCCACGATACAACTTGATGATCTTTTCAATGGAGACAAAGAACTAG gTGAGGCAATGAATTTGTTTTTGAACGAcaactggaaaaatgttgcaaacgaAATCAAACCTGTTCTAGAAGACACAATTGCCAGTATATTTAAGAAActatcgaacaaaatttatcaTAAATATCCGTTGAACTTATTATTGCCAAAATAA
- the LOC138130181 gene encoding protein takeout-like — MNLTLVLSVLLCICCSSSKKIPSYITLCHRKDPNLGTCFQKAVEQIRPHMKDGIPELFIPPMSPLVLPQAGLDNGDNFKASFRNIEVYYVDEFRVDNLNVDLDNVIFDVAISFPRLRIKSQYNIDGKILILQLKGQGPADGNFTDVSGKLMVNGNIFTKKGKEYIDVKNAKLDLNLGKPVFKFENLFRENRELNEQTNKIVNENVVEIIDELRPIIDQTVTEFVFGVITRIFNRFSMDDLFIK, encoded by the exons ATGAATCTCACTCTAGTCTTGTCTGTGCTTCTGTGTATATGTTGTTCTAGTTCGAAAAAAATAC CTTCGTACATCACCTTGTGCCATCGAAAAGATCCAAACTTAGGAACATGCTTTCAAAAAGCTGTAGAACAGATCAGGCCTCACATGAAAGATGGGATCCCCGAATTATTTATTCCCCCTATGAGCCCTTTAGTTTTACCTCAGGCTGGCCTTGACAATGGCGATAATTTCAAAGCCTCATTCAGAAACATCGAAGTGTACTATGTAGATGAATTTAGAGTCGATAATTTAAATGTAGATTTAGATAACGTTATTTTCGATGTAGCCATCAGCTTTCCAAGGTTAAGGATTAAATCTCAATATAACATTGacggaaaaattttaattttgcaacTTAAAGGACAAGGACCAGCAGATGGAAATTTCA CCGATGTTTCCGGCAAATTGATGGTCAacggaaacatttttacaaaaaagggAAAAGAATATATAGACGTTAAAAACGCAAAACTCGACTTAAATCTAGGAAAAcctgtttttaaatttgagaatttgTTCCGAGAAAATCGAGAATTAAACGAGCAAACTAATAAGATTGTTAATGAGAATGTTGTAGAAATTATTGATGAACTTAGACCTATCATAGATCAAACTGTTACAGAATTTGTCTTCGGAGTAATAACTCGAATATTCAACAGATTCTCTATGGACGATCTTTTTATTAAGTAA
- the LOC138130178 gene encoding protein takeout-like isoform X2 — translation MFHKKSIVFAIIYVAVLKSFEGKPKLPSFIKVCRRSDPHLNDCIKNSVEHLRPLLAKGIPEFDIPSCEPLCIPEVVIDQGSGAVAVRSTYRNVKVYGPSKFILRHVKIDMDRDRIKIKLWLPYLELTSRYTMEGRILMMPISGSGISRGNYSNIDANVIMQGQRIKKDNETYFNIKDFYIDFNIGHATIQLDDLFNGDKELGEAMNLFLNDNWKNVANEIKPVLEDTIASIFKKLSNKIYHKYPLNLLLPK, via the exons ATGTTTCATAAAAAAAGTATTGTGTTCGCAATTATTTACGTTGCGGTTTTGAAGTCTTTCGAGGGGAAACCCAAGTTAC CGTCTTTCATAAAAGTATGTCGACGTTCAGATCCACATCTAAACGACTGCataaaaaattctgttgaacATTTAAGACCACTTTTAGCGAAAGGAATTCCGGAATTCGATATACCAAGTTGTGAACCACTTTGTATACCGGAAGTCGTAATTGATCAAGGTTCCGGTGCCGTAGCTGTTCGATCAACTTATCGAAACGTTAAAGTTTACGGGCCTTCCAAATTCATCCTTAGACATGTTAA GATCGATATGGACAGAGatagaataaaaattaagctGTGGTTGCCGTATTTGGAATTAACAAGCAGGTACACAATGGAAGGACGAATCTTGATGATGCCTATTTCGGGAAGTGGAATAAGCAGAGGAAACTATT CTAACATCGATGCTAACGTCATTATGCAAGGACAACGGATTAAAAAGGACAATGAAACATATTTCAACATAAAAGATTTTTACATAGACTTCAACATCGGGCATGCCACGATACAACTTGATGATCTTTTCAATGGAGACAAAGAACTAG gTGAGGCAATGAATTTGTTTTTGAACGAcaactggaaaaatgttgcaaacgaAATCAAACCTGTTCTAGAAGACACAATTGCCAGTATATTTAAGAAActatcgaacaaaatttatcaTAAATATCCGTTGAACTTATTATTGCCAAAATAA
- the LOC138130180 gene encoding circadian clock-controlled protein daywake-like, protein MMVPGIVVLVFLLLCVTGNSKRFPSYIKKCSQSDSNAKLCYIKAVNEIRDHFNSGIPEFGLPPMDPLVVPEISLDSNDSFKASFKNVKIYHLNELKIEDISVNWNDNVVKIKLQLPHLRMTSDYSLQGKILFLQLQGEGKADGNFTDIEADIKLQAQRYKKESKEYLKFVTMEINEKLHQSVFRFEGLFKNNPELTEQTNKIINENIDDILEELRPPIHSVISKTVLGLISRLFEKFSTQELFLNSS, encoded by the exons ATGATGGTACCAGGAATTGTAGTGCTTGTTTTTCTGTTACTGTGCGTTACCGGCAATTCTAAACGTTTTC catcatatataaaaaaatgtagtcaGAGTGATTCAAATGCCAAGCTTTGTTACATTAAGGCTGTGAATGAGATAAGAGACCATTTTAATAGTGGAATACCTGAATTCGGTTTGCCTCCGATGGATCCTCTGGTTGTTCCCGAAATCTCATTGGACAGTAACGACAGCTTTAAAGCTTCATTCAAAAATGTTAAGATCTATCACTTAAATGAATTGAAAATAGAAGATATCAGTGTTAATTGGAACGATAATGTTGTTAAGATTAAATTACAATTGCCGCACTTAAGGATGACGTCTGATTACAGTTTACAAGGGAAAATTCTTTTCTTGCAGTTACAAGGAGAAGGAAAAGCTGATGGAAATTTTA CTGACATTGAAGCTGATATTAAACTGCAAGCACAACGGTACAAGAAAGAATCCAAGGAGTACTTGAAATTTGTAACGATGgagattaatgaaaaattgcatCAGTCAGTGTTTAGATTTGAgggactttttaaaaataatcctGAACTTACGGAGCAAACTAATAAAAtcattaatgaaaatattgaCGATATTTTAGAGGAGCTTCGACCGCCCATTCATTCGGTAATCAGTAAAACTGTTCTTGGTTTGATTAGCcgcttgtttgaaaaattttctacCCAAGAATTATTTCTTAATAGTAGCTAA